The following are encoded in a window of Danaus plexippus chromosome 22 unlocalized genomic scaffold, MEX_DaPlex mxdp_33, whole genome shotgun sequence genomic DNA:
- the LOC116773588 gene encoding uncharacterized protein LOC116773588 translates to MHFKLIVLLSLVSFVRNHDVSIGSEGGRKIFEDTRYAGPAIWRQIENITVMAPDNEIISKVNITDLRPDKDGDVKIVDGGSGEKSVTIELKSPTVLRGYEFHIEVYSTPTKTDSNNAQTDIPDGMDKDFKTTEAPESSVSESSEVIPASIGKDSDISRPARETGDIQQTESETEAVNESTPEYTTTTDPEDKSTTEENEGSGGEDSAPIDLDSDLLRPARHASEGDTIEDITTTTEMDYFEIKGTLEYIPTTEETGSENNPTTSTDDVIRPARETDEENESDATTEIVIEDQNMDTAPNNNDINKTNYTNMDILEYIKRKEQGPRQIRRTDDEEDSSDESNENSSESSANYETVDLVPPEENSSYSDNFYSDSTETTMGSVETTLSNNPRYVRRLASDLMFDTTTEAKENTDDVTEGTTMADVVITEAIENTRNSRNTENLLNNEDLDLNNETSADTNIMSNDKITSGIVLLKGNDIIVSAEGKELRFKLPIVLIIGNENNFPLFNMIDSQDMDKRVLNPDSENIMNDNLDENVPEYPSVDAEAASEIIMNDDSY, encoded by the coding sequence ATGCATTTCAAACTAATAGTGTTGTTGTCTTTGGTTTCTTTTGTAAGAAATCACGATGTGTCCATCGGTTCAGAGGGgggaagaaaaatatttgaagacaCGCGATACGCGGGTCCAGCGATTTGGAgacaaattgaaaatattactgtGATGGCACCAGATAATGAAATCATAAGCAAGGTTAATATTACTGACCTAAGGCCGGATAAAGATGGCGACGTGAAAATAGTTGATGGCGGGAGTGGTGAAAAGAGTGTTACAATAGAACTTAAGAGTCCCACAGTATTGAGAGGCTATGAATTCCACATTGAAGTATATTCAACACCCACAAAGACTGATAGTAATAACGCTCAGACAGATATACCAGATGGTATGGACAAAGACTTTAAAACAACAGAGGCTCCAGAGAGCAGTGTGTCAGAAAGTTCTGAAGTTATACCTGCATCGATTGGGAAAGATTCTGATATATCTAGACCTGCGAGAGAAACCGGTGATATACAGCAAACGGAGAGTGAAACAGAAGCTGTGAATGAAAGTACCCCTGAATATACTACGACAACAGATCCTGAAGACAAATCTACGACAGAAGAGAATGAGGGTTCTGGGGGTGAAGATTCAGCTCCGATTGACTTGGACTCTGATTTGCTGAGACCTGCCCGTCATGCATCTGAAGGGGACACTATAGAAGATATTACAACAACCACTGAAATGGATTATTTTGAGATCAAGGGCACTTTGGAGTATATTCCGACAACTGAAGAAACAGGCAGTGAAAATAATCCGACAACCAGCACAGACGATGTAATACGACCGGCGCGGGAAACAGACGAGGAAAATGAATCTGACGCAACAACTGAAATTGTCATCGAAGATCAAAACATGGATACCGCACCCAACaacaatgatattaataaaactaattacacTAATATGGACATACTGGAGTACATCAAGAGAAAAGAACAAGGTCCGAGACAAATCCGTCGCACAGATGACGAGGAAGATTCAAGCGACGAGAGTAACGAAAATTCATCCGAGAGTTCAGCAAACTATGAAACCGTAGATTTAGTTCCCCCAGAAGAAAACTCCAGTTACAGCGATAACTTCTACTCAGACAGCACAGAGACTACAATGGGCTCTGTCGAAACCACACTCAGCAATAATCCTAGATATGTTCGGAGATTAGCGTCGGACTTAATGTTTGACACCACGACCGAAGCCAAAGAGAATACGGATGATGTAACCGAGGGAACAACCATGGCGGATGTAGTTATAACCGAAGCTATAGAAAATACCAGAAACTCGCGAAATACTGAAAACTTACTGAACAACGAAGATCTCGATTTGAACAACGAAACTAGTGCGGATACGAATATAATGTCAAACGATAAAATCACGAGCGGTATTGTGTTGTTAAAAGGAAACGATATTATTGTTTCAGCAGAAGGTAAAGAATTGAGATTTAAACTTCCAATCGTACTAATTATAGGCAACGAAAATAACTTTCCGCTATTCAATATGATTGACTCCCAAGATATGGATAAAAGGGTTTTGAATCCGGATTCGGAAAATATTATGAACGATAATTTGGATGAAAATGTTCCCGAATATCCATCTGTCGATGCCGAGGCAGCCAGTGAAATCATTATGAATGACgattcatattaa
- the LOC116773665 gene encoding adenine phosphoribosyltransferase, with product MDSSIEKRVAELKAKIKSFPDFPKEGILFWDIFSAISDGHTCKLLQGLLVDVIKEKFPDVEAIVGVESRGFLFSFSLSAELGVGCLPVRKKGKLPGEVISHKYELEYGSDILEVQKNAIRPGLKCLIIDDLMATGGSIKAATTLLKKCGADVVGCLVVIELMSLNGRKNNPDVSVHSLITYD from the exons atggaTTCTAGTATCGAAAAAAGAGTTGCCGAActtaaagcaaaaataaaaagtttcccAGACTTTCCAAAGGAGGGGATATTGTTTTG GGATATTTTCTCAGCTATCTCAGATGGTCACACATGTAAATTACTTCAAGGGTTATTAGTTgatgttataaaagaaaagtttcCAGATGTAGAAGCAATTGTAGGTGTTGAATCAAGAGGATTCCTATTTTCATTCTCACTTAGCGCTGAACTCGGTGTCGGTTGTTTGCCAGTtagaaaaaaaggaaaattacCTGGTGAAGttatatcacataaatatgaactagaatatggatct gaTATTTTGGAAGTTCAGAAAAATGCTATTCGTCCTGGACTGAAATGTCTCATCATTGATGACCTCATGGCTACTGGAGGTTCGATCAAAGCAGCGACAACACTTCTAAAGAAATGTGGGGCCGATGTCGTTGGAtgtttagttgttatagagCTGATGTCCTTGAATGGAAGGAAGAATAATCCCGATGTATCCGTACATTCCTTGATAACATATGATTGA